The Papaver somniferum cultivar HN1 chromosome 6, ASM357369v1, whole genome shotgun sequence genome segment tgatcaattaAGAAACTTGTAGAATTTGTATATTGAAAGATAggtaacaagtttcatacttagcAGATTCATAtttaattatttggatacgactagattgatcttaaatattgatttttgagtttTCCCAAGTACTCTCctaaacaatcaggttcacgaattcaattgtctagactttctgattgtgaagagatagagatataaattcCATATATATTGTCCATACGGGCTGCCGAACAaagaaagttggtggtgtacttgatgCCATTTCCTTTGTAGTTTTGTAGACATATTATATGGAAACATGCATTAACCAAATTCACGTTTAGTTATCTAGCATTATCCTAGAAAAGGTCCCAAACATAACCCCACTATCCAACCAGATCATCACCTTGTTACCCCATATAACATTCCACAATATGCCAAGTTAAGACCCCGTAAATTTCTCTTTCAAACACAAGAAACCATTATCATTTTTTCCTTTTAAACTCTAACCCCCTTATTGGTAGAATTAACACCTACTTTCCAAGCTGGTTTTGTAAGTAACTTTGATAAAAAAACCTTGAGATTCTTAAAGGCTAACCCTGCAAGTTCCTTTGGTTTACATAGCATTCCCAAGCTATAAAAGTTAATGTTTTTTTCCCTTATGGAGCATCAAGAGCTTATTTGTTGTCATTTCGTTGTAATTAGAGCATGTTTATAAACCACAAGTTGAAGTAGTTTTTAGAAGTTAGAAACACAGTTCTTTTGcctcataaattttttttttcctgttgctTCCACGTATAATGTTGAAATTTGGTTTCCAAACTAGCTTTTGACCTTTTAATTTAGCTAATTCAAAAAGCTACTTCTCATACATCATAATCCAATATTTGTCCCACATGAATCAAAAATTAACCCAATTACTAAAAACCTTCCACCTGATCCTAAATTTACATCGTTATCTCATAATTATGTTTTGCAACTCAAAATGTGACGTCACATTTCTTCGCTCTTTGTAAACACAAAATTAGTtagaaagatcaaaatcaacaatttctggctgaaaaagacatttagattttgatactgtttaaattgacaaaaatgtaaaaatagccaggatgtaaacaatttcatcctacccatttttaaatactttttcttattttaatttacatcaggatgcatccaatttcatccttgctattttttaagtttaagtcgggATGAATCCAGttacatccttgctatttttttagtgtccatttcacccataataatttttactcgttcatttaaaccatgttttaaaaatatttggacaaataactcaTTTCCGCTTTGTAAATTAGAAATGCCGACCCGCTTACTCAGAGATAAAGTATACGATAAATCCACGGACAATGATTATTTTGTTTCATATAACTTTGATAATCCTTCGTTGTAGACTGTGTTTTTCATGGGAGGGGGTTGCGCCTGCACCGGGCAAAGTGCCCTGGAGACCGTCGACTTTCGTCAACTTTTCTCGTGTGTAAACAGTAAAAGGCCCACAACACAAGCCCAAGGCTCAATATGTCCTAGCGATGGAAACATACAACAACAGTTACATGACCTTTCCCCTTTTCTTTAATAAAAGCCTATAATTAATTCCTATCCTGTCCCCATCCCTTCTTTCGGTTTTTTCCCcaattcttgtttttctttttccaaattCCTTTCTCGATCGAAAAGAAAAATCGTCTCTCACGATTTCATATCTAGGGTTTTCCATTACAACTACAGTCAAGACCTCCCTTGAAGATTCAGGGAGGAAAAAGTAAAAGATTATCActatggcagcaacaacagcagacgGTGATTCTAGCGTTGTTGATGTTGGTGAAGTTACTGTTCATATTCGATGTTCTAATGGTACAAAATTCGATGTTAAAACCAGTCTTCAGTCACTGGTTTCTTCGTTCAAAGCCGTTTTAGCTCAAAATTGCGATGTTCCAGTTGAACAACAACGTTTGATTTACAAAGGACGGATCTTAAAAGATGATCAAACCCTAGATAGCTACGGTATGTTTATGAAAAttattttacgaatttatgaaatcTTGTTTAGATAATTTCTAGTTTGTTTATTTGATTATGGATTTGGCTTTATTTGATTCCCAATTTCTGCAGCATAATTTTTAATTTCTATTAGGGTTATATTTGCGTAGTTTGAGAAGTCTGTCTGCCTTTAAATCGTACATGTTGAATCGGGTTGAGAGTTTTAAAGTGAGGGAGAGATCGATTTGAGTAGATGTGTAAGAGAGAAACATCTGAGTATGTTATTACTGGTTTGCATCAACCCTAGGCAAACAAAGGGGATGAGATTTGACATGCTAGGCCTACTTGCCTACACAATTCCGCGTGCATGATCTTATTCCCCTGACCTACCCACCTGTGCAAGTGGGGAAGAGTAGCACGATTGATCTTTCATATAtgcactctctctctctctttatgtgtatatatatatcagtATTATGGTTTGGTAACAAATCTCTCTCTCTATGTCAGTATAATGGTTTGGTATAAGTTGAAGTACACTGGATTTGGATATTCGTTTGTTAATGCATTTCCCCGAACAAAAAAAGGTTATGACCTATACAAATCCTCCACTGAATTTTTCTCCCCACTTTCTGCAGGTTTGCAAGCCGATCACACTGTTCATATGGTTCGTGGTTTACCAGGTACTTCTACTAACAGTGCTGGGGGAGCTACTCCCGCAGTTGCAAACACCACGCCTGGTGTCCCTAGGGGTATTGGCTCCAATGAAGGTGGAGGCCTTGGAGGAGCATCGCTGTTTCCTGGATTTGGTGGTCTAAGTGGCTTAGGTGGTACTGGTGGTTTGTTCGGAGCCGAAATCCCTAACCTTGAGCAAATGCAGCAACAGATAACGCAGAATCCTAACATGATGAGGGATATCATGAACATGCCTGCTATGCAGAACATAATGAACAACCCTGACCTCATGCGCAACTTGATAATGGGCAATCCTCAAATGCGTGACATCATTGATAGGAATCCAGACCTTGCACACATACTTAATGATCCCAATACACTTCGTCAGACTTTGGAAGCGGCAAGAAACCCTGAGCTCATGCGGGAGATGATGAGAAACACTGACAGGGCAATGAGCAATATCGAAGCTTCTCCTGAAGGATTCAACATGCTCAGGCGCATGTATGAAAATGTTCAGGAGCCATTTCTGAACGCAACAACAATGGCTGGAGACGCCGACGCAGGGTCAAACCCATTCGCTGCCTTATTGGGGAACCAAGGTGGGGGCCGGGCAGCCAACCCTTCAACAACTGGTTCTGAAACAGCTACTGGTTCTCCTGCACCCAATACTAACCCTCTTCCTAACCCATGGAGCAACACTGGTAGGCTCTCattgtttatgttttttctttcagGGGTCTGTCTGATCTGAACataattttgtttcttcttttcattTACCTTTCCTATAGGAAAAGAATTCATTTGCAGTCCATTTGCATTTTGACCAATAAACCCATCATGTCAATCTATTCATCGTGTTAAGTCAGCGGTGGGGATACCCACTTTGTATTTATAATTTTATAGATTTTCGAAGATTGTCTCAAGGATAAATGAATTCAGCTGCAGGGGGTGTGCCAACAAACACTACAGCAAGGTCAAATCCTGCTGGGGATGCCAGGACACCAAATATTGCTGGCTTAGGTGGGCTTGGACTACCTCCAGATATGGAACGGATGCTTAGTGGCGCACAAGATCCTTCCCAAATGAATCAACTTATGCAGAATCCAGCTGTTGGCCAGATAATGCAAAGCATTCTCTCTAACCCTCAGTACATGAACCAGGTATTAGTTCCCATCAAATATGCCAGGCAGGTTGTGATTGATCTATTATTGAACATGTAACTTTTTCTCATATTTTGACGCTACCTTTTGCTTGTTAGGTGTTGGGACTCAATCCCCAACTGCGAGGCCTGCTTGATTCCAGTCCTCAGTTGCGAGAAATGATGCAGAATCCAGAATTTCTTCGCCAGCTAACCTCTCCCGAGACAATGCAGGTAGTATCTTTTAAGATAACAAACTACTtcgtccttttttttctttcagtaCAGTATATGTCAGCCTGCATGTAGCCGTCGGGAACAACAGATTGATAGCTCTTTATCTTTTCTTCGGGTTTTTCAATTGTTGGAAAAGTAATCAATGCTTGCTTGATTAGTTCAAGTGggttgatttttttaattggGTGATATATTCTGTTTTATCTTCACCACCGGACAAGTTGGATAACAGATGACCCTATTCCTATCCAGCCAATTTATATTTTTCATTTCCTGCAGCAAATGATGGCTTTACAGCAATCGCTTCTTCAAAATCGGCGACAACCAAACGAGTAAGTCAGGACATGTTTGTTACGCgttatttatttgggatttccACCTCACTTGATGTTGATTTGTTTATCTGTCAGTCATTTTCCTGCACATGTTACAAATTTGTTGTACTATGATTTTACCTAGCTTCTCCATGTAaacataatgcgttatgcatcacATTTTCTAAAAGAAACCTGGATTCTTTTCGTTTGtctcaaattaggtaagaatgtattttcatgctttgatcaAGGGATACTTAGTTAGGCGATTAACCATGTTTTTGATCTTGCTCATGGATCTTTTCAAGAGCTTGCCAAATGTATGATATTTGTAAACAGTTGACTTATATTTTCAAAGATAAGCTTTTGCCCCCCTATACTTGGTGAGGGCTGTTAGTAATCTGAAAAAACAGCAAAGAATGATAGAGAAATCCATGTGTTGTCTTTTTGCACTGCCCACTGAGTAAAAACGTTGAGAATCAAAAGGATGGCCACTAGCAGAATGTCTATGTAATCAGTGAGGCAGAATGGTATGACATTTGGGAACACTCTTTTTGACCTTTTATGCCAGCCGTATCTTCGTAATGTCAGGCATGCAGCAGATATCCTCGATATAATGCACAGTTTGGTTTATAGTcttgcatttttttttccttctttttttgctACTAaaacacaatacttgtatgattAAACTTTGTTGTGTTCCTCATATTCTGTTAATGTCCTCTTGCAGGGATGGTCAGGCTGGTGGTGCTCCAGGTATCTTCTCGTTTCTAATGTTGCCTACCTTTTGCTTTATTTGGGAAACAATGAGTCTGACAATCACCACTTGCTTCCCCCTTCCCTTTTTATTCTTCACATACACCACTAAAAGTTACTGGGAGATGAATGGTGCAATGTGCCTGGCTAAAAACCCGTGGTTGTATGTGACAAAATATAGATAGGCATGCAGACCTGAGTTTTGTCAGTTTGGGGAGGTTAAGGATGGACCAAGCACATTTGGACCCAAGATTGTAGTCACAGCAGAGCACCCAGCAAGGAGACTAGCTTAGCCCTCTCAAAACTGTAGGAAAATTTGATGCATTATAACATACTAACATGGAAAAGAAACTTGGTTGCCAGGAGATCGAACATGGGTAGTATTCATGTTGCATGAGGTGATTCATTAGTCAAGTTGTCCATTTCAAGATTTGAAATTCACGATGTAGCAATATAGAAGGAATCCAGACCTGCTGTTTGTTTTGTCAGTTTATTTTGGGGAGGTTCAGGGTGGTTAACCCTTCGGCTATACACCCAGCTCATTTGGACCCAAGTTGTAGGAACATAGGAGGACCCAGCAAGGACTAGCTTAATTCACTTAAAACTTTAGCAATATTGATGCACTGTAACATGAAAAAGAAAACTTAGTTGCCAAGTGAGGTTGTATCCATGTTGCATGAGATGGTTCATGAGGTCAAGTTGTCCATTTCGAGATTTAATATTTTATATTTGTGATACAGAAATTTTGAGTAAAACTTGTGCAAGATGTTTTCGTGTCTTTTAAAATGAAAAGTAAATGATATCCCATTTCCCTGCCCATCTTCCCTGATGATTCTTGACATCTTGCCTTTCCATTTCTTTTACGCTTTTTTATCCTTGGTTATGCATTGGAGTTCACTTGAAATGCATTTCCTGTAACAGGAATGGGCTTGGAGTCATTGATGAACATGTTTGGCGGACTTGGTGCTGGTGGCTTGGCTGTTCCATCTGATGGTTTGTTTCTCTcttttttgttttctccttgtttCTTTTGTGTCTTCAAAAATGAACACTAATTTATTTTGCTTCCCTTCTCTATATTTTGTTACAGTGCCACCGGAACAATTCTATGCCACACAATTGTCGCAGCTTCAAGAAATGGGTTTCTTTGACACCCAGGAGAATATAAGAGCACTAACTGCCACCGGTGGAAATGTACATGCTGCAGTGGAGAGACTCTTGGGGAACCCTGGTCAGTAAATTTTTTATGCTTCTCCCCCCATTTATATCGTGTTGCTCGTGCAAGCGTGTAAAGATAAGTTGGTCCGTAAAAAGTGGCATGAGGCGGCAAAGGCATTCACAGCATATCAAGGTTACCATTTTTGGCATAAATAAGTATGCATCGTGATAGTAAGAGTTGCAAACTTCCTGATGTATGCTTTGAATTTGTTGGTCATCCCCTATctgtttctctctcttttttgagAAGCACAAATTTTAAGATCTTTGGTAATGTACATACAAGCTTCTAAgggtttgttttgtattttgataGATTTGGAACCACATGGTGTTTATGCCCACTCGAtctcttgttttcttttcttctgtttCTGCTTCATGTTTTTGGACCTCCTTGACCTGTGAATTTAAGCACTTCGCATCGATCAAAATGGTTAAATACTGCTTTAAGGTTGTGCCTTTGGATTCACATATCTTCAAAGCATACCTCTACAGATGTGACGGGAGCTTTGGAAGCAGCAGATAAGGTAGGATATTACCAGATCATTTTGACATATAATAAAAAGCTCTCAAATTTGTGACACTGTTTGCTTAGGCATACAGATAAGTAGcaaggctg includes the following:
- the LOC113289592 gene encoding ubiquitin domain-containing protein DSK2b-like isoform X2 codes for the protein MAATTADGDSSVVDVGEVTVHIRCSNGTKFDVKTSLQSLVSSFKAVLAQNCDVPVEQQRLIYKGRILKDDQTLDSYGLQADHTVHMVRGLPGTSTNSAGGATPAVANTTPGVPRGIGSNEGGGLGGASLFPGFGGLSGLGGTGGLFGAEIPNLEQMQQQITQNPNMMRDIMNMPAMQNIMNNPDLMRNLIMGNPQMRDIIDRNPDLAHILNDPNTLRQTLEAARNPELMREMMRNTDRAMSNIEASPEGFNMLRRMYENVQEPFLNATTMAGDADAGSNPFAALLGNQGGGRAANPSTTGSETATGSPAPNTNPLPNPWSNTGGVPTNTTARSNPAGDARTPNIAGLGGLGLPPDMERMLSGAQDPSQMNQLMQNPAVGQIMQSILSNPQYMNQVLGLNPQLRGLLDSSPQLREMMQNPEFLRQLTSPETMQQMMALQQSLLQNRRQPNEDGQAGGAPGMGLESLMNMFGGLGAGGLAVPSDVPPEQFYATQLSQLQEMGFFDTQENIRALTATGGNVHAAVERLLGNPGQ
- the LOC113289592 gene encoding ubiquitin domain-containing protein DSK2b-like isoform X1 codes for the protein MAATTADGDSSVVDVGEVTVHIRCSNGTKFDVKTSLQSLVSSFKAVLAQNCDVPVEQQRLIYKGRILKDDQTLDSYGLQADHTVHMVRGLPGTSTNSAGGATPAVANTTPGVPRGIGSNEGGGLGGASLFPGFGGLSGLGGTGGLFGAEIPNLEQMQQQITQNPNMMRDIMNMPAMQNIMNNPDLMRNLIMGNPQMRDIIDRNPDLAHILNDPNTLRQTLEAARNPELMREMMRNTDRAMSNIEASPEGFNMLRRMYENVQEPFLNATTMAGDADAGSNPFAALLGNQGGGRAANPSTTGSETATGSPAPNTNPLPNPWSNTAAGGVPTNTTARSNPAGDARTPNIAGLGGLGLPPDMERMLSGAQDPSQMNQLMQNPAVGQIMQSILSNPQYMNQVLGLNPQLRGLLDSSPQLREMMQNPEFLRQLTSPETMQQMMALQQSLLQNRRQPNEDGQAGGAPGMGLESLMNMFGGLGAGGLAVPSDVPPEQFYATQLSQLQEMGFFDTQENIRALTATGGNVHAAVERLLGNPGQ